In Corylus avellana chromosome ca2, CavTom2PMs-1.0, the following proteins share a genomic window:
- the LOC132169494 gene encoding tyrosine decarboxylase 1-like, which translates to MATLNFDGHEINHSSIFNNNPLDPEEFRRQGHMMIDFLADYFLDVEKYPVRSQVAPGYLRQRLPESTPYNPEPIETILQDVQKHIIPGLTHWQSPNFFAYFQCTSSTAGFLGEMLSAGFNVVGFNWIASPAATELETIVVDWLGEMLMLPKSFLFSGNGGGVLQGTTCEAILCTLAAARDQMLSKIGTDNIKKLVVYGSDQTHSALQKAAKIAGIHPKNFRAVRTTKSTSFALSPDSLQSQIRKDIEAGLVPLFLCATVGTTSTSAVDPLGSLCQVAKDYGMWVHVDAAYAGSACICPEFRHFLDGVEGANSFSLNAHKWFLTTLDCCCLWVKDPSALIKSLSTNPEFLRNKATESRQVVDYKDWQITLSRRFRALKLWFVLRSYGVANLRKFMRSHVEMAKLFEGLVAMDKRFEIVVPRNFAMVCFRVLPKAMGMRKPKQSHQNGNAENGHYKVVVEKEEGSSNEVNEKLLESINMSGRVFMTHAVVGNVYAIRFAVGATLVEERHVIMAWKLVQEHATAILSTNSQ; encoded by the coding sequence ATGGCTACCCTCAATTTTGACGGCCATGAAATCAACCACTCTTCCATCTTTAACAACAACCCACTCGACCCTGAGGAGTTCAGGCGGCAAGGCCACATGATGATCGACTTCTTAGCCGATTATTTTCTGGATGTTGAGAAATACCCAGTTCGAAGCCAAGTGGCACCAGGATATCTCCGGCAACGCTTGCCGGAGTCCACCCCATATAATCCAGAGCCCATCGAAACCATTCTGCAAGACGTGCAGAAGCATATAATTCCTGGTTTAACACATTGGCAAAGCCCTAACTTCTTCGCTTACTTCCAATGCACAAGTAGCACAGCAGGGTTTCTAGGAGAGATGCTTAGTGCCGGATTCAATGTGGTCGGATTCAACTGGATTGCATCTCCAGCCGCCACTGAGCTTGAGACAATAGTCGTGGATTGGCTTGGAGAGATGCTCATGCTGCCCAAATCCTTCCTTTTCTCCGGCAATGGCGGGGGTGTGCTACAAGGGACCACTTGTGAGGCCATTTTGTGCACACTCGCCGCTGCAAGGGATCAAATGCTAAGCAAAATCGGGACAGACAACATTAAAAAGTTGGTGGTTTATGGGTCCGACCAAACCCATAGCGCACTCCAAAAGGCAGCAAAAATAGCCGGAATCCACCCGAAAAATTTCAGAGCTGTCAGGACCACAAAGTCGACATCATTTGCGCTGTCGCCAGACTCGCTACAATCCCAAATTCGCAAAGACATAGAAGCAGGTTTAGTCCCATTGTTTCTATGCGCCACTGTGGGGACTACTTCAACATCTGCCGTTGATCCACTGGGGTCGTTATGCCAAGTGGCAAAAGATTACGGCATGTGGGTGCACGTCGATGCTGCTTATGCCGGAAGTGCATGCATTTGTCCTGAGTTCCGGCATTTCCTGGACGGCGTTGAGGGTGCCAACTCATTTAGTCTCAATGCTCATAAATGGTTCTTAACCACTTTAGATTGCTGCTGCCTTTGGGTGAAAGATCCGAGTGCCTTGATAAAATCACTCTCGACGAACCCCGAGTTTTTGAGGAATAAAGCCACCGAGTCAAGGCAAGTGGTGGATTACAAAGACTGGCAGATAACCCTAAGCCGGAGATTCCGAGCCTTGAAGCTTTGGTTTGTGCTTAGAAGCTATGGCGTGGCTAACCTTAGGAAGTTCATGAGAAGTCATGTTGAAATGGCCAAGCTTTTTGAAGGGCTTGTAGCAATGGACAAGAGGTTTGAAATTGTGGTCCCTAGAAATTTTGCTATGGTTTGCTTTAGGGTTTTGCCAAAAGCAATGGGTATGCGAAAGCCGAAGCAATCACACCAAAATGGTAACGCTGAGAATGGACATTATAAGGTCGTagtagaaaaagaagaaggaagttCAAATGAGGTGAACGAGAAGTTATTGGAGTCCATTAACATGTCAGGCCGCGTTTTCATGACTCATGCCGTGGTTGGGAATGTCTACGCCATACGGTTCGCCGTCGGCGCGACTCTGGTAGAGGAACGGCACGTGATCATGGCTTGGAAACTGGTGCAGGAGCATGCAACTGCCATACTAAGCACCAACTCACAGTAA